The following proteins come from a genomic window of Candidatus Zixiibacteriota bacterium:
- a CDS encoding DegT/DnrJ/EryC1/StrS family aminotransferase, producing the protein MAVPLLDMKRQYETIKDRLDEAVLRVFDHGLFILGPEVSELERKVAVLCSVRHGIGVASGTDALLIALRAVGVKAGDEVITSDYSFFASAGVISRLGAIPVFVDIEEDTFNMDPNLLEKAITPKTRAIIPVHLFGQIADMDPIMEIARGHKIDVIEDAAQAISSEYKGRRAGSIGDYGCFSFYPSKNLGGAGDGGMIVTGSDENDDKCRMLRLHGWKKKYRPEVIGYNSRLDTLQAAVLLVKIDYLQFYNESRIAHARKYNAAFAGTAIKTPVIKDYSHHIFNQYTITVGNRDELLKVLQEKKIGHDVYYPVPFHLLDCYRDLHYKEGDFPVSEKAAGSVISIPVFPEMTEAEQEEVIEVVKSVSA; encoded by the coding sequence ATGGCAGTCCCATTACTGGATATGAAACGGCAGTACGAAACCATCAAGGATAGACTCGATGAAGCGGTTTTGAGGGTATTCGACCACGGGCTGTTTATTCTCGGTCCCGAGGTAAGTGAACTGGAACGTAAAGTGGCGGTGTTGTGCAGTGTCAGGCACGGTATCGGGGTGGCTTCGGGAACTGATGCTCTCCTGATCGCCCTGCGGGCGGTCGGAGTTAAAGCCGGGGACGAGGTGATCACCTCGGATTACTCGTTTTTCGCCTCGGCCGGGGTTATCTCCCGTCTGGGAGCCATTCCGGTATTTGTCGATATCGAAGAGGATACTTTCAATATGGATCCGAATCTGCTGGAGAAAGCCATCACCCCGAAAACCAGGGCTATTATACCCGTTCACCTGTTCGGTCAAATAGCCGATATGGATCCGATTATGGAAATCGCGCGGGGGCATAAGATTGATGTTATCGAGGATGCCGCCCAGGCCATCAGTTCCGAGTATAAAGGACGGAGAGCCGGTTCGATCGGCGATTACGGCTGTTTTTCTTTTTATCCCTCCAAAAATCTCGGCGGAGCCGGGGACGGAGGGATGATTGTGACCGGGTCGGATGAAAATGATGATAAATGCCGGATGCTCCGGTTGCACGGCTGGAAAAAGAAATATCGCCCGGAAGTAATCGGATATAATTCCCGTCTCGATACTCTTCAGGCGGCGGTCCTGCTGGTCAAAATCGATTATCTGCAGTTTTATAATGAAAGCCGGATTGCCCATGCCAGAAAGTACAACGCCGCCTTCGCCGGAACAGCCATTAAAACCCCGGTAATAAAGGATTATTCCCATCATATCTTTAATCAGTACACCATAACCGTGGGTAACCGCGATGAACTTCTGAAAGTCCTCCAGGAAAAGAAAATCGGACATGATGTCTATTATCCGGTTCCGTTTCATCTTTTGGATTGTTATCGCGATCTGCATTATAAAGAAGGCGATTTTCCGGTAAGCGAGAAAGCCGCCGGATCGGTCATTTCCATTCCTGTTTTTCCCGAAATGACCGAGGCCGAGCAGGAGGAAGTTATCGAGGTGGTCAAATCGGTTTCGGCCTGA
- a CDS encoding O-antigen ligase family protein, with amino-acid sequence MEISVNTGHGRLGLFLVSIIIIFLVLGTVLIVTDKMIAGLVCMVIPAIVLTVSHPRLAPYFYVFCVFITRPLNASPPILFIDLVAILLIGALVLDHLVNCRTVIGLPAIYKYYLGLLLIMIMSAVFAYDFTRSINPILRVSIQLIMIIVIYNIIPAIKIKRILEFYFWVAVVHAIYNSLFFFLSAGTMRVFGSAGVYFDDLAMLAVPIGLAWFIWQESGRKSLVYGFGTVGLIFGLLATQSRGPMLTIGWVGAVIVVWSIFRARRIRAAFVSRRLKSLLTAGLMMLLILPVFSDIFSQVGGRYAELGDPSRGTIWLRLSLWRTSLITFINNPLTGIGPGNYRIAEELYPFLKFDPARLYVGGLSAHNLFLHYLAETGIFGALCLTTLFYKHFRTALGLLSKFNDRKTQPIVMALFGVGLIIFFTIFYLDGWMWGQNSYVAAFFIAVTAGTAREINSNQE; translated from the coding sequence ATGGAGATATCAGTGAACACCGGCCATGGTCGACTCGGATTATTCCTGGTCTCAATCATTATTATTTTTCTGGTGTTGGGCACCGTCCTGATTGTGACCGATAAGATGATCGCCGGGCTGGTCTGTATGGTTATTCCGGCCATCGTCCTGACGGTTTCCCATCCCCGTCTGGCTCCGTATTTTTATGTTTTTTGCGTTTTTATTACCCGACCGCTGAATGCCTCGCCGCCCATCCTGTTTATAGACCTGGTTGCCATTCTCCTGATCGGGGCTTTGGTGCTGGATCATCTGGTTAATTGCCGGACGGTAATCGGACTTCCAGCCATTTATAAGTACTATCTGGGACTACTGCTGATAATGATTATGTCGGCGGTTTTTGCCTATGATTTCACGCGCTCGATTAATCCCATATTACGTGTTTCGATCCAGCTAATTATGATTATTGTTATTTATAATATAATACCCGCGATAAAGATTAAAAGGATACTGGAATTTTACTTCTGGGTGGCGGTGGTGCATGCGATATACAACAGCCTGTTTTTTTTCCTGTCTGCGGGAACCATGCGGGTTTTCGGATCAGCCGGAGTTTATTTCGATGATCTGGCCATGCTGGCGGTGCCGATCGGTCTGGCCTGGTTTATCTGGCAGGAATCGGGAAGGAAATCGCTGGTGTACGGTTTCGGAACGGTTGGTCTTATTTTCGGACTTCTGGCCACCCAGTCCCGGGGGCCGATGCTGACCATTGGATGGGTGGGGGCGGTGATCGTGGTATGGTCGATTTTCCGTGCCCGGCGGATAAGGGCCGCCTTTGTATCCCGGCGATTGAAAAGCCTTTTGACGGCCGGACTGATGATGCTGTTGATATTGCCGGTCTTTTCTGATATTTTCTCGCAGGTTGGAGGACGGTATGCCGAACTTGGCGATCCCTCACGCGGGACTATCTGGCTGCGGTTGTCACTGTGGCGAACCAGCCTGATCACTTTTATCAACAATCCTCTGACCGGAATCGGTCCCGGAAATTACCGTATAGCCGAGGAGCTGTACCCCTTCTTGAAATTCGATCCGGCCCGGCTTTATGTGGGCGGTCTTTCGGCCCATAATCTATTCCTGCACTACCTGGCCGAAACCGGTATTTTCGGGGCTTTATGCCTGACAACCCTGTTTTATAAGCATTTCCGGACCGCGCTCGGCTTGCTTTCGAAATTCAATGATCGGAAAACCCAGCCGATTGTCATGGCCCTGTTCGGGGTGGGGCTGATAATATTTTTCACCATATTTTATCTTGATGGCTGGATGTGGGGCCAGAATTCGTACGTTGCCGCATTCTTTATTGCCGTTACCGCCGGAACGGCCCGTGAGATAAATTCCAATCAGGAATAA
- a CDS encoding glycosyltransferase family 4 protein, which produces MRTSPKIVILGYADSVHLKRWANGLKQRGFDITVISLGGHEIKGIRTIIFRPRWSRNLSYFLYLGRVRQIIRQIRPDLIHAHYAAGFGFWGAASGKRPFLLSVWGSDITSFPSNFFTRRLTGYVLKSADYITATGVFLHDKTLEFCPDVKSKMAIIPFGVELKPIINHDRTDKKIKLIYIKSHEKIYGPDLLLKSLPAVLQTGMDINLTIAGSGHLTAKLKKLTADLNLANRVDFVGFVDNNELHRLLSEHDIMVMPSLSESFGVAALEAGAAGKPTVATAIGGIPEVVIDGETGILVPTNDIERLGRAIIKLASDADLRNKMGMAGRAFVEKNYDWERSLDLMTDLYEKMIAGRMDR; this is translated from the coding sequence ATGAGGACATCCCCAAAGATAGTCATACTTGGATATGCCGATTCGGTTCATCTGAAACGCTGGGCAAACGGCCTGAAACAGCGGGGCTTTGATATTACTGTTATTTCCCTTGGCGGTCATGAAATAAAGGGGATAAGAACGATTATTTTTCGCCCCAGGTGGAGTCGTAATCTGAGTTATTTTTTATATCTTGGAAGGGTACGCCAAATAATCCGGCAAATCCGGCCGGATTTGATTCATGCCCATTATGCCGCCGGATTCGGTTTCTGGGGAGCCGCCAGCGGGAAAAGGCCGTTTTTGCTTTCGGTCTGGGGGAGCGATATAACATCGTTTCCCTCCAATTTTTTCACCCGGCGGCTGACTGGTTATGTTTTAAAATCCGCCGATTATATCACCGCTACCGGTGTTTTTTTACATGACAAAACATTGGAATTTTGCCCTGACGTGAAAAGCAAGATGGCCATAATTCCTTTCGGGGTGGAACTGAAACCGATTATCAACCATGATCGCACCGATAAAAAAATCAAACTGATTTATATTAAATCCCACGAGAAAATATACGGCCCCGACCTCCTGCTTAAATCCTTGCCGGCCGTCTTGCAAACCGGTATGGATATAAACCTGACAATTGCCGGGAGCGGGCATCTGACAGCGAAATTGAAAAAACTCACCGCTGATCTGAACCTCGCCAATCGGGTTGACTTTGTCGGCTTTGTCGATAATAATGAATTGCATCGGTTATTAAGCGAGCATGATATTATGGTCATGCCGTCTCTATCCGAATCATTTGGCGTGGCCGCTCTCGAGGCTGGAGCGGCCGGGAAACCGACCGTGGCAACCGCCATTGGCGGTATTCCGGAGGTTGTAATCGACGGGGAAACCGGGATACTGGTTCCGACCAATGATATTGAGCGATTGGGCCGGGCGATTATCAAACTGGCCTCGGATGCCGATTTACGGAATAAAATGGGAATGGCCGGAAGAGCCTTTGTGGAGAAAAATTATGACTGGGAAAGAAGTCTTGATCTTATGACGGACCTTTATGAGAAAATGATCGCCGGGAGGATGGATCGATGA
- the wecB gene encoding UDP-N-acetylglucosamine 2-epimerase (non-hydrolyzing), which translates to MKRKKKPVLVSVVGARPQFIKLAPLAGLLNRRFRHLVVHTGQHYDRMMSDIFFKQLKIPRADYNLRVGSGLHGRMTAEIITRLENLLVRIQPDIVLVYGDTNSTLAGALTAAKLNIPVGHIEAGLRSHRMDMPEEINRCLTDRLAELLFCPTPEAINNLKKEGIKRGIVHSGDLMYELIDLMKTGIDRNRAPMEKYSLAAGEFLLITIHRAGNVDSQENLNRIVEILLGLKERVVFPVHPHSMKNLKKYKLLDRLLKVPHLVLIEPLSYLDNLTLIKNARAVLTDSGGVQKEAVFLGTPCLTLRDETEWVETLGQGNSLVGLSLKKIRRNLKNPLRPGAKKSCRIKNKKPSEIIAASIKAYFRDN; encoded by the coding sequence ATGAAACGTAAAAAGAAACCAGTCCTTGTTTCGGTAGTCGGCGCCCGCCCGCAGTTTATCAAACTGGCTCCGCTGGCCGGGCTTCTGAATCGTCGTTTCCGGCATCTGGTGGTTCATACCGGCCAGCATTACGACCGGATGATGTCGGATATATTCTTCAAACAGCTGAAAATACCGCGGGCCGATTATAATCTCAGGGTCGGTTCCGGGTTACATGGCCGGATGACCGCCGAAATAATCACCCGATTAGAAAACCTGCTTGTCAGAATTCAGCCGGATATTGTTTTGGTTTACGGGGATACCAACAGCACCCTGGCCGGGGCGCTAACGGCCGCCAAGCTGAATATCCCGGTCGGGCATATCGAGGCCGGGCTTCGTTCTCATCGGATGGACATGCCCGAAGAAATCAATCGCTGTCTGACCGACCGACTGGCGGAATTGCTGTTTTGCCCCACGCCCGAGGCCATTAACAATCTAAAAAAAGAAGGTATCAAAAGGGGAATTGTCCATTCGGGCGACCTGATGTATGAACTGATCGACTTGATGAAAACCGGGATTGATAGAAACCGGGCGCCGATGGAAAAATATTCGCTTGCGGCCGGTGAATTTCTACTGATCACGATTCACCGTGCCGGTAATGTCGACAGCCAGGAAAACCTGAACCGGATAGTCGAAATTCTTCTCGGTCTCAAAGAACGAGTGGTTTTCCCGGTCCACCCGCATTCGATGAAAAACCTGAAGAAGTACAAATTACTCGATCGCTTGTTAAAGGTTCCACATCTGGTACTGATCGAACCGCTCTCATACCTTGATAATTTAACTCTGATAAAAAATGCCCGGGCGGTCCTGACCGATTCGGGCGGGGTACAAAAGGAGGCGGTTTTTCTGGGGACGCCCTGCCTGACTCTCAGGGACGAGACCGAATGGGTGGAAACCCTTGGTCAGGGCAACAGCCTGGTCGGCCTTTCATTGAAAAAAATCCGTCGGAATTTGAAAAACCCATTACGACCGGGGGCAAAAAAGTCGTGCCGCATAAAAAATAAAAAACCGTCCGAAATCATTGCGGCTTCAATTAAAGCATATTTCCGGGATAACTGA
- a CDS encoding polysaccharide biosynthesis C-terminal domain-containing protein, whose product MVKTIGIKQAILGVSGIVIISKLLGFLREMVIAERFGTSREYDIYLIAIAAPVFLNMVISRATNFLTVPFLTRQASSNTSDISGRRAIWSAFNSMILVVFLIILLVAILAPYLVSAVGPGLDGEELARAVFFCRIISVMLLLGFLESFLRSALNVKKNFVYPVVGTIVLNITVITIIYIFSGRWSVAAILYGLLIGMVLQIIFLILKAFNFGQLKYFNLNIFGGEIKKVLGVGGILILVELVASTFFLIDRYYASGMIEGVVSALNYSSLLVMLPINIAGFAIASVIFPYLSERADYKSKNDFASLLRTSLGLALTIGLPCGIFYVLFAAELTAAVFFRGAFNAYSLEITSRILATMSPYLVFMFLYTILIQACYAVNQQKKVLLISILAFVLKFVLTGLFKTWFDYPGIGAATSVVSGTTICLLLLVLVRGGNLTGLASMSSLIARILLASLPMVLIALFYNSLPGFYGGMSLVSKFRVIGAGALSFLFYIGIGYLVKIDEIRSALTSLKRRR is encoded by the coding sequence TTGGTTAAAACCATCGGAATAAAACAGGCGATTCTGGGTGTTTCGGGAATCGTCATTATCTCCAAACTGCTTGGTTTTTTAAGAGAGATGGTTATTGCCGAGCGTTTCGGAACCTCCCGCGAATACGACATATACCTTATCGCCATTGCCGCGCCGGTGTTTTTGAATATGGTGATCAGCCGGGCCACCAATTTCCTGACGGTTCCGTTTTTAACCCGGCAAGCATCATCCAATACCTCTGATATATCCGGTCGGCGGGCCATCTGGTCAGCCTTCAATTCCATGATATTGGTGGTCTTTCTGATTATTCTTCTGGTGGCGATTCTGGCGCCGTATCTGGTATCGGCCGTGGGACCGGGACTGGATGGCGAAGAACTTGCCCGGGCAGTGTTTTTCTGCCGAATAATATCGGTAATGCTTCTGCTGGGTTTTCTGGAATCTTTTCTTCGTTCCGCCCTCAATGTTAAGAAGAATTTCGTTTATCCGGTGGTCGGGACAATCGTTCTGAATATTACGGTTATAACGATTATCTATATTTTTTCGGGGCGATGGTCGGTAGCGGCCATACTTTATGGCCTGCTGATCGGAATGGTTCTGCAAATTATTTTCCTGATATTGAAAGCCTTCAATTTCGGGCAGTTGAAATATTTCAATTTGAATATCTTCGGAGGCGAGATAAAAAAGGTCCTGGGCGTGGGCGGGATATTGATTCTGGTAGAACTGGTAGCGAGCACCTTTTTTCTGATCGATCGTTACTATGCCTCGGGGATGATCGAAGGAGTAGTCTCGGCTCTCAATTACAGCAGTCTGCTGGTGATGTTGCCGATCAATATTGCCGGTTTCGCCATCGCCTCGGTCATATTTCCGTATTTAAGCGAACGAGCGGACTATAAAAGTAAAAACGATTTTGCTTCGCTGTTGAGAACGTCACTCGGTTTGGCCCTTACGATCGGACTGCCGTGCGGTATTTTTTATGTTCTTTTTGCCGCCGAACTTACGGCCGCGGTCTTTTTCCGAGGGGCCTTCAATGCTTATTCGCTGGAAATAACCTCCCGTATTCTGGCCACCATGTCTCCCTACCTGGTGTTCATGTTCTTATACACCATCCTGATTCAGGCCTGCTACGCGGTTAATCAACAGAAGAAAGTTCTGCTTATTTCCATCCTGGCCTTTGTTCTCAAATTCGTTCTGACGGGCCTATTCAAGACCTGGTTCGATTATCCCGGGATCGGGGCCGCCACCTCGGTTGTCTCCGGGACAACGATTTGTTTACTTCTTCTGGTTCTGGTTCGCGGCGGGAATTTGACCGGATTGGCGAGTATGTCTTCTTTGATAGCGCGAATTTTGCTGGCTTCGCTACCGATGGTTCTGATCGCTCTGTTTTATAATAGCCTGCCCGGTTTTTACGGCGGTATGAGCCTGGTATCCAAATTTCGGGTGATCGGGGCCGGAGCGCTGTCGTTTTTATTTTATATCGGAATCGGATATTTGGTCAAAATCGATGAAATCCGCTCGGCCCTGACAAGTTTGAAGAGACGGAGATAA
- a CDS encoding glycosyltransferase family 2 protein: MQLTVLMPLYNEESTAGEIITGVLNLDIDLQLIIINNASTDRSPEIISKFADRRNVEIITMNRNIGKGDAIIAGLKKAAGKYTVIQDGDLEYDPKDIVTMLDLAERKQVLAVFGSRILNPESGISYNRYLWGGKLLTHIANILYGAGITDESTCYKMVRTDILRQLHLESRRFEFCPELVAKLSRNKIKIHEIPISYHPRKFEEGKKIRARDGLEAIWTLIKYRFKPLADFAVKNKN; encoded by the coding sequence ATGCAGTTAACTGTCCTAATGCCGCTTTATAACGAGGAATCCACGGCCGGGGAAATTATCACCGGCGTGCTTAATCTCGATATAGACCTGCAGTTGATTATTATCAATAATGCCTCGACCGACCGGAGCCCGGAGATCATTTCCAAATTCGCTGACCGAAGAAACGTTGAAATCATTACCATGAATCGAAATATCGGCAAGGGCGATGCCATTATTGCCGGGCTGAAAAAAGCCGCCGGGAAATATACCGTAATTCAGGATGGCGATCTGGAATACGATCCCAAAGACATTGTCACTATGCTTGACCTGGCTGAACGAAAACAGGTTCTGGCTGTTTTTGGCTCCAGAATCCTTAATCCCGAATCAGGGATATCCTACAACCGTTACCTCTGGGGCGGAAAACTACTGACTCATATTGCCAATATACTCTATGGTGCGGGGATTACCGATGAATCAACCTGTTATAAAATGGTCCGGACCGATATTCTCAGACAACTCCATCTGGAAAGCAGGCGGTTCGAATTTTGTCCCGAACTGGTGGCCAAACTGAGCCGCAATAAAATAAAAATCCACGAGATACCGATTTCATATCACCCGCGGAAATTCGAAGAAGGGAAAAAGATTCGGGCCCGCGACGGTCTCGAGGCTATCTGGACCTTAATTAAATATCGCTTCAAGCCGCTTGCGGATTTTGCCGTGAAAAATAAAAACTGA
- a CDS encoding N-acetyltransferase has product MSNSIIDKTAKLGPGTTLGNFCIIGRNVEVGRECRLGHHVVIHDGSCIGDNVRIDDQTVIGKFPMRAANSAVTKDQELPPTEIGSDGIIGTGVVVYRGATVGRKVLIADLSTVRENVSVGDYTIVGRGVAIENFCKIGRYCKLETNVYITAYSELEDRVFVAPCAATSNDNYVGRTEERFKHFKGVTVKKGGRIGVNATILPGKTVGADGLVAAGAILTRDCPDGKIMAGTPAKVFRDVPEEQRLENQGWKD; this is encoded by the coding sequence ATGTCAAATTCCATTATTGATAAAACGGCAAAACTGGGACCGGGGACGACCCTTGGTAATTTCTGTATCATCGGCAGGAATGTCGAAGTCGGTCGGGAATGCCGCCTTGGCCATCATGTCGTCATTCATGACGGCAGCTGTATCGGCGACAATGTTCGAATCGACGATCAGACCGTGATCGGCAAATTTCCCATGAGAGCGGCCAATTCGGCCGTTACCAAGGATCAGGAATTACCTCCGACCGAAATTGGTTCGGATGGTATAATCGGAACCGGGGTGGTAGTTTATCGCGGGGCGACGGTTGGGCGCAAGGTTTTGATTGCCGACCTTTCGACCGTTCGGGAAAATGTTTCGGTGGGCGATTATACTATTGTCGGCCGCGGGGTGGCCATCGAAAATTTCTGTAAAATCGGACGTTACTGTAAACTCGAAACGAATGTCTATATTACGGCCTATTCGGAACTTGAAGACCGCGTTTTTGTGGCGCCCTGTGCCGCCACCTCGAACGACAACTATGTCGGACGAACCGAAGAACGTTTCAAGCATTTCAAGGGTGTAACGGTCAAAAAGGGCGGACGGATCGGCGTCAATGCCACCATATTGCCGGGAAAGACAGTCGGCGCCGACGGCCTGGTGGCGGCCGGGGCCATTCTCACCCGTGATTGCCCGGATGGAAAAATTATGGCCGGAACGCCGGCCAAAGTATTTCGTGATGTTCCGGAAGAACAGCGATTGGAAAACCAGGGCTGGAAAGATTGA
- a CDS encoding SLBB domain-containing protein, translating to MAILNCTFRVFFYACLVLVLVFIFPVRQNCAVAEDINFGTVIDPNQYIIGPGDQFRIDFWDGSTNPMNLDVTPEGTVLLTSMGRVDVGGVTLTEAKKRLRSLIDHFYADRDFSISLIGIRPIKVLIAGAVKNPGLYDAFVSQRVSEIINMAGGLLPGASHRKIIFNGNGSGDGQLIDMLRFERAGDLDCNPYLYAGHKIQIPLVTDSLSFVQISGEVHQSGGVEYREGDVLGSIIALARGLTGLEGDSAYIFRHQDDHVSRLAVPLSDSGQPIMPGDKIIVSPAMEKQQADFFSITGEIRVPGRYPHYDSLSLAGAIEIAGSLTLKADYNSITVFRNKRFRYNEETARMLTASNTNNLSFDSELAPVSLRIDGSNFDKLKSVTVFPGDSIVIPTLTGSAGVFGMVRYPGMIALSGPSSASDLIKKAGGYTSKARKGTVEVIRKTSGIRLVSDPRIEIYDGDAVLIPEEKSDKSTWNKIKDVVMMLGSAGIIYLAIDNLSD from the coding sequence GTGGCGATATTGAACTGTACCTTCAGGGTCTTTTTTTATGCCTGTCTTGTTTTAGTCTTGGTATTCATATTTCCCGTCAGACAAAATTGCGCCGTGGCCGAGGATATCAATTTCGGTACCGTCATTGACCCCAATCAATATATAATCGGACCGGGCGATCAATTCCGGATTGATTTCTGGGATGGATCGACCAATCCGATGAATCTTGATGTCACGCCCGAGGGAACCGTTTTGCTGACATCCATGGGGCGGGTCGATGTCGGTGGGGTAACGTTGACCGAAGCCAAGAAAAGACTGAGGAGTCTGATAGATCATTTTTATGCCGACCGGGATTTTTCCATCAGCCTGATCGGTATCCGACCGATCAAAGTCCTGATTGCCGGGGCCGTAAAAAACCCCGGCCTTTATGATGCGTTCGTTTCCCAGCGGGTTTCGGAAATAATAAATATGGCGGGCGGTTTACTTCCCGGGGCGTCACATCGCAAAATTATCTTCAATGGCAATGGCTCGGGCGACGGGCAATTGATTGATATGCTTCGGTTCGAAAGGGCCGGTGATCTGGATTGCAATCCCTATTTGTATGCCGGGCATAAAATTCAAATTCCTCTGGTGACGGATTCGCTGAGCTTTGTCCAGATTTCGGGCGAGGTGCATCAATCCGGCGGTGTTGAATATCGCGAGGGTGATGTTCTCGGTTCCATAATCGCCCTGGCCCGGGGTCTGACCGGTTTGGAAGGCGATTCAGCCTATATATTCCGCCATCAGGATGATCATGTCTCTCGGTTGGCCGTCCCCCTGAGTGATTCGGGGCAACCTATTATGCCGGGCGATAAAATAATCGTCAGCCCCGCCATGGAAAAACAACAGGCCGACTTTTTCTCGATCACCGGTGAAATAAGGGTGCCGGGGCGTTATCCGCATTATGATTCGCTTTCGCTGGCCGGGGCGATTGAAATCGCCGGATCACTGACCCTGAAAGCGGATTATAACTCCATTACCGTTTTCCGCAATAAGCGGTTTCGTTATAATGAAGAAACAGCCCGGATGCTGACGGCCTCCAATACCAACAACCTGTCATTTGATTCCGAATTGGCGCCGGTTTCACTCCGGATAGACGGTTCCAATTTCGACAAACTGAAGTCCGTGACCGTGTTCCCCGGAGATTCCATTGTCATTCCGACCCTGACCGGCTCGGCCGGGGTGTTTGGAATGGTTAGATATCCCGGCATGATAGCTCTTTCGGGTCCCAGTTCGGCTTCCGATTTGATTAAAAAAGCTGGGGGGTATACCAGTAAGGCTCGGAAGGGAACGGTCGAAGTGATTCGGAAGACATCGGGTATTCGTTTGGTCTCCGACCCGAGGATCGAAATTTATGATGGCGATGCCGTTTTGATACCTGAGGAAAAATCAGATAAAAGTACCTGGAACAAGATTAAGGATGTGGTTATGATGCTTGGCAGTGCCGGAATTATTTACCTGGCAATCGATAATTTAAGTGATTGA